One window from the genome of Cricetulus griseus strain 17A/GY chromosome 2, alternate assembly CriGri-PICRH-1.0, whole genome shotgun sequence encodes:
- the Trabd gene encoding traB domain-containing protein, whose product MEGEEKPTQETDMEPVVTSGASETVPRVPSGDPQNISDVDAFNLLLEMKLKRRRERPNLPRTVTQLVAEDGSRVYVVGTAHFSDDSKRDVVKTIREVQPDVVVVELCQYRVSMLKMDERTLLREAKEVSLEKLQQAVKQNGLMSGLMQMLLLKVSAHITEQLGMAPGGEFREAFKEASKVPFCKFHLGDRPIPVTFKRAIAALSFWQKVKLAWGLCFLSDPISKDDVERCKQKDLLEQMMAEMIGEFPDLHRTIVSERDVYLTYMLRQAARRLELPRASDAEPRKCVPSVVVGVVGMGHVPGIEKNWSTDLNIQEIMTVPPPSISGRVSRVAVKAAFFGLLGYSLYWMGRRTMNLVLSLPAAQFCLQRVSEARPGR is encoded by the exons atggagggagaggagaagccAACTCAAGAG ACTGATATGGAACCCGTGGTAACATCAGGGGCCTCAGAAACAGTTCCAAGGGTGCCTTCTGGAGACCCTCAAAACATCT CTGATGTCGATGCCTTCAACTTGCTGCTGGAGATGAAACTGAAGCGGCGGCGTGAGCGGCCCAACCTTCCACGTACTGTGACCCAGCTAGTGGCAGAGGATGGGAGCAGGGTATATGTGGTGGGCACTGCTCACTTCAGTGATGACAGCAAGCGGGATGTAGTGAAG ACTATCCGGGAAGTACAGCCCGATGTGGTAGTTGTGGAACTGTGTCAGTACCGTGTGTCCATGCTGAAGATGGATGAAAGAACGCTGCTACGAGAGGCCAAGGAGGTCAGCCTGGAGAAGCTGCAGCAGGCTGTCAAGCAG AATGGGCTCATGTCCGGACTCATGCAGATGTTGCTACTGAAGGTGTCTGCCCATATCACTGAACAGCTAGGCATGGCCCCGGGTGGCGAATTCAGGGAAGCCTTCAAGGAG GCCAGCAAGGTACCATTCTGCAAATTTCACCTGGGTGACCGGCCCATCCCAGTCACCTTTAAGAGGGCCATTGCAGCACTCTCCTTCTGGCAGAAGGTCAAGCTGGCCTGGGGCCTGTGCTTCCTGTCAGACCCAATCAG CAAAGATGATGTGGAGCGCTGCAAGCAGAAGGACCTGTTGGAGCAGATGATGGCAGAGATGATTGGGGAGTTTCCTGACTTGCATCGAACCATTGTCTCAGAGCGTGATGTCTATTTGACCTATATGCTGCGTCAGGCTGCACGGCGCCTTGAGCTTCCCCGAGCCTCTGATG CTGAGCCCAGGAAGTGCGTCCCATCTGTGGTTGTGGGTGTCGTTGGCATGGGTCATGTGCCTGGCATTGAGAAGAACTGGAGCACCGACCTCAACATCCAGGAGATCATGAC AGTTCCCCCTCCATCCATCTCGGGCAGAGTGTCCCGGGTGGCCGTGAAGGCTGCCTTCTTTGGCCTGCTGGGCTACAGTCTGTACTGGATGGGCCGTCGAACCATGAACCTGGTCCTATCACTGCCTGCTGCGCAGTTTTGCCTCCAGAGAGTGAGTGAGGCCCGGCCAGGCCGGTAG